A genomic stretch from Setaria viridis chromosome 1, Setaria_viridis_v4.0, whole genome shotgun sequence includes:
- the LOC117863345 gene encoding wall-associated receptor kinase 5 isoform X4: protein MRAYRNHHVHQQHQHADKLIVGVTMSSTGVIVCAMAFVLACLATMPPASAALGDGGILYIPSAASIAHCPSSCGDVNISYPFGIGAGCFRQGFEVTCDNTTQPPKLFLMNNSTTEITGIYDDFGFVQVPMFFNSSFGPGSMYPRIMAFISGSGLYYTNNVTDLLLGWTNTSKIDGAVVEVAITDQPSCESARMNNASYACATNSICINASSYGGYHCYCSRNGNPYLFENCTQEATYDSTPKENCTRSCGNISIPFPFGIEEGCYANDNFRLNCTSDGTVLDRRYAQYRVTLISLDDGILNVSNMLNDTSSNNMERIVNFNYDGTDEFPNYHYESVVDGIYDFSQEDEIVIKWVVANLTCQEAKQSNPKYYACISHNSSCQDVRRGKTNYGYLCKCNDGFHGNPYLRNNCTDIDECSLPNYCNGTCQNFPGTYKCTPCPHNKEFDWTKKRCVTSTKQRNLLLGIAIGISCGIGSIIVALGVTVLASKWKRGIQKRIRRAHFKKNQGLLLEQLISDESTTSKTKIFSLEELEEATNNFDATRVLGRGGHGTVYKGILSDQRVVAIKKSKIVEQIEIDQFINEVVILSQIIHRNVVKLFGCCLEDEVPMLVYEFISNGTLYELLHSDTTVKCLLSWDDRIRIAMEAAGALAYLHSAATIPIYHRDVKSSNILLDDNFTTKVSDFGASRSLSLDETHVVTIVQGTFGYLDPEYYHTGQLTEKSDVYSFGVILVELLIRKKPIFINDLGAKQSLSHYFIEGLHAGSLVEILDKQVVEEADQEEINEIASLTEACLRVKGGDRPTMKEVDMRLQFLRTKRLRKGLAEKDADIEPLLCPQDKNLYGHIDLVNAGSSGCYSLEQEFASLPR, encoded by the exons ATGCGTGCTTACCGTAACCACCATGTCCACCAACAACACCAACACGCAGATAAGCTGATTGTTGGAGTAACGATGAGCTCGACTGGAGTAATAGTTTGCGCCATGGCTTTCGTTCTGGCGTGCTTGGCAACCATGCCGCCTGCATCCGCAGCCTTGGGAGACGGAGGGATACTGTATATCCCGTCCGCCGCCTCTATAGCTCACTGCCCCTCCAGCTGCGGGGACGTCAATATCTCCTACCCCTTCGGCATAGGGGCGGGCTGCTTCCGGCAAGGCTTCGAGGTTACCTGCGACAACACCACTCAACCTCCAAAGCTGTTTCTGATGAATAACAGCACAACTGAGATCACTGGGATATATGATGATTTTGGGTTTGTTCAGGTCCCTATGTTCTTCAACAGTTCCTTTGGACCAG GTTCTATGTACCCTCGCATCATGGCTTTCATATCAGGTTCCGGTTTGTATTACACGAATAACGTGACTGACCTTTTATTGGGTTGGACAAACACAAGCAAGATCGATGGTGCTGTTGTTGAGGTTGCCATCACGGATCAACCAAGCTGCGAAAGCGCGCGAATGAACAACGCAAGTTATGCTTGTGCCACCAACAGCATTTGTATAAATGCGTCATCATATGGGGGTTACCACTGTTACTGCTCCAGGAACGGCAATCCTTACCTTTTCGAAAATTGCACGCAAG AAGCAACTTACGATTCAACGCCCAAAGAGAACTGTACAAGATCATGTGGGAACATTAGTATTCCGTTCCCATTTGGGATTGAAGAAGGTTGTTATGCAAATGATAACTTTCGACTCAACTGCACAAGTGATGGCACCGTTCTTGACCGTCGGTACGCACAATATCGTGTGACTCTTATATcacttgatgatgggattctgAATGTTAGCAACATGCTGAATGACACAAGCTCCAATAACATGGAAAGGATAGTCAATTTCAACTATGATGGTACTGACGAATTTCCAAACTATCATTATGAGTCGGTTGTGGATGGTATTTATGATTTCTCACAGGAAGATGAAATAGTAATAAAGTGGGTTGTTGCAAACTTGACTTGTCAAGAAGCTAAGCAAAGTAATCCTAAGTACTATGCGTGTATCAGTCACAACAGTAGCTGCCAAGATGTCAGGCGAGGGAAAACAAATTATGGGTATCTCTGCAAGTGTAATGATGGCTTCCATGGAAATCCATACCTGCGAAACAATTGTACAG ATATTGATGAATGCTCCCTGCCAAACTACTGCAATGGTACATGTCAAAACTTTCCTGGGACCTATAAGTGCACACCGTGCCCTCATAATAAAGAATTTGATTGGACAAAGAAGCGGTGTGTTACATCAACTAAGCAACGGAATCTTCTTTTGG GTATTGCAATTGGAATCAGTTGTGGCATTGGCTCCATAATTGTCGCATTGGGTGTAACTGTACTTGCCAGTAAGTGGAAAAGGGGCATTCAGAAGAGAATTAGAAGAGCACATTTCAAGAAAAATCAAGGCCTGCTATTGGAGCAATTGATCTCTGATGAAAGCACCACAAGCAAAACTAAAATATTCTCATTGGAGGAACTAGAGGAGGCAACAAACAACTTTGATGCTACTCGTGTTCTTGGTCGTGGAGGACATGGCACGGTTTATAAAGGGATTTTATCTGACCAACGTGTGGTGGCcataaaaaaatccaaaatagTGGAACAAATAGAGATAGACCAGTTTATCAATGAGGTTGTTATTTTGTCTCAAATCATCCATCGTAATGTGGTGAAACTGTTTGGTTGCTGCCTAGAAGATGAGGTGCCCATGCTTGTCTATGAGTTCATTTCAAATGGCACTCTGTATGAACTTCTTCACTCTGATACTACAGTAAAATGCTTGCTTTCATGGGATGATCGCATTAGGATTGCAATGGAAGCAGCAGGGGCACTTGCTTATCTACACTCAGCTGCTACAATACCAATTTACCACAGAGATGTTAAGTCTTCAAATATACTCTTGGATGACAACTTCACCACAAAGGTCTCAGACTTTGGTGCTTCAAGATCTCTTTCGCTTGATGAGACTCATGTGGTTACGATTGTCCAAGGTACATTCGGCTACTTGGACCCAGAGTACTATCATACTGGTCAGCTTACTGAAAAGAGTGATGTATATAGTTTTGGAGTAATACTTGTTGAACTTTTGATAAGGAAGAAGCCAATTTTTATCAATGATTTAGGTGCTAAACAAAGCCTATCACATTACTTCATTGAAGGACTTCATGCAGGGTCCCTTGTAGAAATACTGGATAAACAAGTTGTGGAAGAGGCAGACCAGGAAGAGATTAATGAAATCGCCTCACTTACAGAAGCATGCTTAAGGGTCAAAGGAGGAGACAGACCAACTATGAAAGAAGTAGATATGAGGTTGCAATTTCTAAGAACAAAGAGACTTAGAAAAGGTTTAGCTGAAAAAGATGCAGATATTGAGCCTTTGTTATGCCCACAAGATAAGAACTTATATGGGCATATCGATCTTGTCAATGCTGGGAGCTCTGGGTGCTACAGTTTGGAGCAAGAATTTGCatctttgccacgctaa